A single window of Pyxidicoccus xibeiensis DNA harbors:
- a CDS encoding M4 family metallopeptidase, protein MAEEAAAGWRSPVEAVEVVGRHADGVPFFLRGPLGRVAPARGATPEQAGHALRGVLARVAPAFQLRPEDLVPTHVRTDGLGHTHVRFAQHRNGLPVIGAELLLHLAPDGAVYAANGSARDGEPPAAPARLTAEEAVQVAGADRERMVAGDAVGVPRRVYVRPSEESALRLAFEVTVSGRVEGVPATERLYVDAENGTVLVRDPDVRFARNRVVYSADGGTQPPVTPVCTEPFGCTDAGDIQAVEHFSHLGKTYECFMKVFGYDSYNGLGAQLRSVVDVHAPPTAPCNAYWNGSYFFFSRGDGIQCSPLGRDSDLVTHEFTHKVTDSTSGLSYSGESGALDEALSDVLAATCVSLDGGWVADTSVWKIGESSWTPGIAGDALRYMHDPGLDVQSKDFYPERYTGSSSVAFHGNAGIINLAFKLLATGGTHPRGKSQLAVPSVGVERAARVFFYANANLMTPSTTLAQAKSLTQQAALILYDAQVASAVDLAWQAVGLNPSAVLPVFPPECQEWTGLAGDAGTQQTYAFPVEPGVRTLEVGIAGAGNGDLYVRQGQSPTTSAYDCRPFLDGGREACLIDGPDAGTWYAMVRGGSAFSGVTLRACRSQPACALVPGNTRYGLEGSTGSEWHCALDVPPGASNLRVELRPGDGGTGDGDLYVRYGQRPTQTTYGCRPNVRGSTETCTTTAPGAGTWHVMLHGYAGGGGYRNLNLRPSFTVPDAGDTTPPETSFLVTPSPSVGTPYVTVHPTSEPGARFECRLGSGPIAFSRCDSPVTVPLLTGGSYRLEVRARDVAGNVDPTPAIATWSVDLTAPAVSITSGPPAPGAIPGQRLSRLPVWH, encoded by the coding sequence ATGGCCGAAGAGGCGGCGGCCGGGTGGCGCTCACCCGTCGAGGCGGTGGAGGTGGTGGGGAGGCACGCGGACGGGGTGCCCTTCTTCCTGAGGGGACCGCTGGGGCGGGTGGCGCCAGCGCGCGGCGCCACTCCGGAGCAGGCGGGCCACGCGCTGCGGGGCGTGCTGGCCCGCGTGGCCCCCGCCTTCCAGCTTCGCCCCGAGGACCTGGTGCCCACGCACGTCCGCACGGACGGGCTGGGCCACACCCACGTGCGCTTCGCGCAGCACAGGAACGGGCTGCCCGTCATCGGCGCGGAGCTCCTGCTGCACCTGGCTCCGGATGGCGCTGTCTACGCCGCCAACGGCTCGGCCCGGGACGGCGAGCCTCCGGCCGCACCCGCGCGCCTCACCGCCGAGGAGGCGGTCCAGGTGGCGGGCGCCGACCGGGAGCGGATGGTGGCCGGTGACGCGGTGGGGGTGCCGCGGCGCGTGTACGTGCGTCCCTCGGAGGAGTCCGCCCTGCGGCTGGCCTTCGAGGTGACCGTCTCGGGGCGGGTGGAGGGCGTGCCCGCGACCGAGCGCCTCTACGTGGATGCCGAGAATGGCACCGTGCTCGTGCGCGACCCGGACGTGCGCTTCGCGCGCAACCGCGTCGTCTACTCGGCCGACGGCGGCACGCAGCCTCCGGTCACCCCGGTGTGCACCGAGCCCTTCGGCTGCACCGACGCCGGCGACATCCAGGCCGTGGAGCACTTCTCCCACCTGGGCAAGACGTATGAGTGCTTCATGAAGGTCTTCGGCTACGACTCGTACAACGGCCTGGGCGCGCAGCTGCGCAGCGTCGTGGACGTCCACGCCCCGCCCACCGCCCCGTGCAACGCGTACTGGAATGGCAGCTACTTCTTCTTCTCGCGGGGCGACGGCATCCAGTGCAGCCCGCTGGGACGAGATTCGGACCTGGTGACCCACGAGTTCACCCACAAGGTGACGGACAGCACGTCCGGGCTCTCCTATTCGGGCGAGTCCGGCGCGCTGGACGAGGCCCTGTCGGACGTCCTCGCCGCCACGTGTGTGAGCCTGGACGGCGGCTGGGTGGCGGACACGTCCGTCTGGAAGATTGGCGAGTCCTCGTGGACGCCCGGTATCGCGGGGGACGCGCTCCGGTACATGCACGACCCCGGCCTGGACGTGCAGTCCAAGGACTTCTACCCGGAGCGCTATACCGGCTCGTCGAGCGTCGCCTTCCACGGCAACGCCGGCATCATCAACCTGGCGTTCAAGCTGCTGGCCACCGGCGGCACGCACCCGCGCGGCAAGAGCCAGCTGGCCGTCCCGAGCGTCGGCGTCGAGCGCGCGGCCCGCGTCTTCTTCTACGCCAACGCCAACCTGATGACGCCCAGCACCACGCTGGCGCAGGCGAAGAGCCTCACGCAGCAGGCGGCCCTCATCCTCTATGACGCCCAGGTGGCGAGCGCGGTGGATCTGGCGTGGCAGGCGGTGGGCCTCAACCCCAGCGCCGTGCTGCCGGTGTTTCCCCCGGAGTGCCAGGAGTGGACGGGACTGGCGGGGGATGCGGGCACGCAGCAGACGTACGCGTTCCCGGTGGAGCCGGGCGTGCGCACCCTGGAGGTGGGCATCGCGGGCGCGGGGAACGGGGACCTCTACGTGCGCCAGGGACAGTCGCCCACGACGAGCGCGTATGACTGCCGGCCCTTCCTCGACGGCGGCAGGGAGGCCTGCCTCATCGACGGGCCGGACGCGGGCACGTGGTACGCCATGGTGAGGGGCGGCAGTGCCTTCTCAGGCGTGACGCTGCGGGCCTGCCGCAGCCAGCCGGCCTGCGCGCTGGTGCCCGGCAACACGCGGTATGGGCTCGAGGGCAGCACCGGCTCCGAGTGGCACTGCGCGCTCGACGTGCCTCCAGGGGCCAGCAACCTGCGTGTCGAGCTACGCCCCGGGGACGGAGGCACGGGTGACGGCGACCTCTATGTCCGCTACGGCCAGCGGCCCACGCAGACCACCTACGGCTGCCGGCCCAACGTCCGGGGCAGCACGGAGACCTGCACCACGACCGCCCCGGGCGCGGGCACCTGGCATGTGATGCTCCATGGCTACGCGGGCGGCGGGGGCTACAGGAACCTCAACCTGCGTCCCTCGTTCACGGTTCCGGACGCGGGGGACACGACGCCCCCGGAGACCTCCTTCCTGGTGACACCTTCCCCCTCGGTGGGGACGCCGTACGTGACGGTCCACCCCACATCCGAGCCGGGCGCCCGGTTCGAGTGCCGCCTGGGCTCGGGCCCCATCGCCTTCAGCAGGTGCGACTCGCCCGTCACCGTGCCCCTGCTCACGGGGGGCAGCTACCGCCTGGAGGTGCGCGCTCGTGACGTGGCCGGCAACGTGGACCCCACTCCGGCCATTGCTACCTGGAGCGTGGACCTGACAGCCCCCGCGGTCTCCATCACTTCCGGGCCTCCAGCTCCAGGTGCAATACCGGGTCAACGGCTATCGCGACTGCCCGTGTGGCACTGA
- a CDS encoding WG repeat-containing protein, producing MKVKGRYGFIDRKGTQVIAPRFKAVVGGFWQGVAPVKEDALFGYIHPDGNWAIPPRFTSAQPFAHGLAAVSLPD from the coding sequence GTGAAGGTGAAGGGCCGGTATGGCTTCATCGACCGGAAGGGGACCCAGGTCATCGCTCCCCGCTTCAAGGCGGTGGTGGGGGGATTCTGGCAGGGCGTGGCCCCGGTGAAGGAGGACGCGCTGTTCGGCTACATCCACCCGGACGGAAACTGGGCCATTCCGCCGCGGTTCACTTCCGCCCAACCGTTCGCGCACGGGCTCGCGGCCGTGTCGCTTCCCGACTGA
- a CDS encoding acyltransferase family protein, with product MKTVPSEPLRLPAHLPALDGLRGVAVLLVIAYHSLTVLTTASVGRLFQVGWAGVDLFFVLSGFLITRILVQTRERGGYFRTFYARRALRIWPLYFLVLAFAFGPMGRLLPMMAFDTQRYPWELYALYLQNLWLTDFGPSPLSVTWSLAIEEQFYLVWPLLVFFLRNGQLRAVLWACVLLSPVARFAALYEGATPFQVYTFTLFRLDGLALGGLLGLGVVDGRYTAERLEQWGRRLAVPAMLVAFGLSFVFFSHGHAIHMATALVGPGGATVRALLVAGLYTLWAVGFVSLLGWVLTGRVRVLQAVLQWRPLRFVGQVSYGLYLFHTLVFPVGAHYTRPLFYRFIPWSIGATALGLLLEYAVLLALTVVSWRCFEQPLLRLKDRFTHTDAPAKAVSPTT from the coding sequence ATGAAGACCGTGCCTTCGGAGCCCCTGCGCCTGCCCGCGCACCTTCCCGCGCTGGACGGCCTGCGGGGCGTGGCGGTGCTGCTGGTGATTGCCTACCACTCGCTGACCGTGCTCACGACCGCGTCGGTGGGCAGGCTCTTCCAGGTGGGCTGGGCGGGCGTGGACCTCTTCTTCGTCCTCTCCGGCTTCCTGATTACGCGCATCCTGGTGCAGACGCGCGAGCGCGGGGGCTACTTCCGAACTTTCTATGCGCGCCGCGCGCTGCGCATCTGGCCGCTGTACTTCCTGGTGCTGGCCTTCGCCTTCGGCCCCATGGGACGGCTGCTGCCGATGATGGCCTTCGACACCCAGCGGTATCCGTGGGAGCTCTACGCGCTGTACCTCCAGAACCTGTGGCTGACGGACTTCGGCCCCTCGCCGCTCAGCGTGACGTGGTCCCTGGCCATCGAGGAGCAGTTCTACCTGGTGTGGCCGCTGCTCGTGTTCTTCCTGCGGAACGGACAGCTTCGCGCGGTGCTGTGGGCGTGCGTGCTGCTCTCTCCCGTGGCGCGCTTCGCCGCGCTGTATGAGGGCGCGACGCCCTTCCAGGTCTACACCTTCACCCTGTTCCGCCTGGACGGGCTGGCGCTCGGGGGGCTGCTGGGGCTGGGCGTGGTGGACGGCCGCTACACGGCGGAGCGCCTGGAGCAGTGGGGCCGGCGGCTCGCGGTGCCCGCGATGCTCGTGGCCTTCGGACTCTCCTTCGTCTTCTTCAGCCATGGGCACGCCATCCACATGGCCACGGCGCTCGTGGGGCCGGGCGGCGCGACTGTCCGCGCGCTGCTGGTGGCGGGTCTGTACACGCTGTGGGCGGTGGGCTTCGTCAGCCTGCTGGGGTGGGTGCTCACCGGGCGGGTGCGGGTGCTCCAGGCGGTGCTGCAGTGGCGGCCGCTGCGCTTCGTGGGGCAGGTGAGCTACGGGCTCTACCTCTTCCACACGCTCGTCTTCCCTGTCGGCGCCCACTACACGAGGCCGCTGTTCTACCGCTTCATTCCCTGGAGCATCGGCGCCACCGCGCTCGGCCTCCTGCTCGAGTACGCGGTGCTGCTGGCGCTCACCGTCGTGTCATGGCGCTGCTTCGAGCAGCCCCTGCTGCGGCTCAAGGACCGGTTCACCCACACGGATGCCCCCGCCAAGGCCGTGTCGCCCACGACCTGA
- a CDS encoding alpha-ketoglutarate-dependent dioxygenase AlkB yields MPSSPIEGVELIEGFTPEPSRSLEHFQGGIPWDTRMRARLTASFGAPYDYSGITYPPVPMPPDIHAMARAVEEVVRHRITNCLINFYPEGTSSMGFHSDSYEHLEPGTTVSIISLGGPRTLRFRKKDQKAHLVDVRLDSGSLLVMQQHIQDTWLHALPPEPNAPPRMSLTFRCII; encoded by the coding sequence ATGCCCTCTTCACCGATTGAAGGCGTCGAGCTCATCGAGGGCTTCACGCCCGAGCCCTCCCGAAGCCTGGAGCACTTCCAGGGCGGCATCCCCTGGGACACCCGCATGCGGGCCCGGCTCACCGCGAGCTTCGGTGCCCCCTATGACTACTCCGGTATCACCTACCCGCCCGTTCCCATGCCACCGGACATCCACGCGATGGCGCGGGCGGTTGAAGAGGTGGTGCGCCATCGCATCACCAACTGCCTCATCAACTTCTACCCTGAAGGGACCTCCTCGATGGGGTTCCACTCCGACTCCTACGAGCACCTCGAGCCCGGCACCACGGTGTCCATCATCAGCCTGGGCGGGCCACGGACCCTCCGGTTCCGGAAGAAGGACCAGAAGGCGCACCTCGTCGACGTGCGCCTCGACAGTGGCTCGCTCCTGGTGATGCAGCAACACATCCAGGACACGTGGCTGCACGCGCTACCGCCTGAGCCCAACGCACCGCCCCGGATGAGTCTGACGTTCCGCTGCATCATCTGA
- a CDS encoding MmyB family transcriptional regulator, producing MRDVDSKDAMDARRELGTLLKDWRALRGKSQLSLALDADVSPRHLAFIESGRTAPSQDMVLRLADALMLGLRERNVLLVAAGYAPRFGEGAWNSEELKELRQAAEMILKAHDPHPALVLDAASTVLDANVGALTLMGEGRAALGQLNLMDLVFSPGRVRSAIGNWQEVAGFLLHRLRENARLRGPHSESARVLARVLAFPDARHLPMPGGSGSVLVPLTFTADGVTTHWFTTITTFGAPLHALAEEITIEQFHPR from the coding sequence GTGCGTGACGTCGATAGCAAGGATGCGATGGACGCCAGACGCGAGCTGGGCACGCTGTTGAAGGACTGGCGTGCATTGCGTGGCAAGAGCCAGCTCAGCCTGGCGCTCGACGCCGACGTCTCGCCCCGCCACCTGGCCTTCATCGAGTCGGGCCGGACGGCGCCCAGCCAGGACATGGTGCTGCGGCTGGCCGACGCGCTGATGCTCGGGTTGAGAGAGCGCAACGTGCTGCTCGTGGCGGCCGGCTACGCGCCGCGGTTCGGCGAAGGCGCCTGGAACAGCGAAGAGCTGAAGGAGCTCCGCCAGGCGGCGGAGATGATTCTCAAGGCACACGACCCGCACCCGGCCCTGGTGCTCGACGCGGCCTCGACGGTGCTCGATGCGAACGTCGGCGCGCTCACGCTGATGGGAGAGGGGCGAGCTGCGCTCGGGCAGCTGAACCTGATGGACCTGGTCTTCTCGCCAGGACGGGTCCGCTCGGCCATTGGGAACTGGCAGGAAGTGGCGGGCTTCCTGCTCCACCGGCTGCGGGAGAATGCCCGGCTGCGCGGCCCCCACTCCGAGTCCGCGCGCGTGCTGGCACGCGTGCTCGCCTTTCCCGACGCGCGCCACCTTCCGATGCCCGGAGGCTCGGGGTCCGTGCTGGTGCCGTTGACCTTCACCGCCGACGGCGTCACCACGCACTGGTTCACCACCATCACCACCTTCGGAGCACCCCTTCACGCGCTGGCCGAGGAGATCACCATCGAGCAGTTCCACCCGCGCTGA
- a CDS encoding sensor histidine kinase, translated as MKTVTPQWLQRLGGSASAGGGDVPGRFDAIRAGYVLSGVLCAACVVLDWAILGQVSLTTLPARCVWGGTMVLLGLLGRAPPDEHSWHATVVAVVTAFCFPVIVLQTGGWQSPLFFWNMVIPLCFMAIAHGDLRAVVISTVLNTVGVMVIVGSGGGSLGKVALWGGMSAVAGVIGMYGTYAHRRVLQAKLRHERARAETLRQLAESERRRGRFERLALVGQLAAGVAHEINNPLAFVNSNLRHLEELRARGEVCPPEELEEIHRETLEGVRRIHQIVRDLNTFARDDSSDGDTSTAAEVIAEALRLGRTKLNGGGARVIDEVSSQLAPVRFGKGRFVQVVLNLLTNAVDATAATAAPNGPELRLRAKELEDTVVLYVEDNGPGIPEHLLERMFEPFFTTKPPGEGTGLGLALCREYVERVGGTITAENREGGGARFIITLPMERQARQGSTNGPGVAA; from the coding sequence ATGAAGACAGTCACACCCCAATGGCTTCAGAGGCTGGGCGGGTCCGCTTCCGCTGGAGGAGGAGACGTTCCCGGCCGCTTCGACGCCATCCGCGCCGGGTACGTGCTCAGCGGAGTCCTGTGTGCCGCCTGCGTGGTCCTGGACTGGGCCATCCTGGGGCAGGTGAGTCTCACCACGCTGCCGGCCCGGTGCGTCTGGGGCGGCACGATGGTCCTGCTCGGGCTGCTCGGCCGGGCCCCGCCGGATGAGCACTCCTGGCATGCGACCGTCGTCGCGGTGGTGACGGCGTTCTGCTTCCCGGTGATTGTCCTTCAGACAGGAGGCTGGCAGAGCCCTCTCTTCTTCTGGAACATGGTCATCCCGCTGTGCTTCATGGCGATTGCGCATGGTGACCTGCGCGCGGTCGTCATCAGCACCGTCCTCAACACGGTCGGCGTCATGGTCATCGTCGGGAGCGGAGGCGGCAGCCTGGGCAAGGTCGCGCTCTGGGGCGGAATGAGCGCGGTCGCCGGCGTCATCGGGATGTACGGCACCTACGCGCACCGCCGGGTCCTCCAGGCCAAGCTGCGCCACGAGCGGGCGCGCGCGGAGACCCTGCGGCAGCTCGCCGAGAGCGAGCGGCGCCGTGGCCGCTTCGAGCGGCTCGCGCTGGTCGGGCAGCTCGCCGCGGGCGTGGCGCATGAAATCAACAACCCGCTCGCCTTCGTGAACTCGAACCTGCGCCATCTGGAGGAGCTGCGAGCGCGGGGTGAGGTGTGTCCTCCCGAGGAGCTCGAGGAGATTCACCGCGAGACGCTCGAAGGGGTGCGGCGCATCCACCAGATTGTCCGGGACCTGAATACCTTCGCGCGCGATGACTCGAGCGATGGCGATACCAGCACCGCCGCCGAGGTCATCGCGGAAGCGCTCCGGCTCGGGAGGACGAAGCTGAACGGAGGCGGCGCGCGCGTCATCGACGAGGTTTCCTCCCAGCTTGCGCCCGTGCGGTTCGGCAAGGGCCGCTTCGTTCAGGTGGTGCTGAACCTGCTGACGAACGCGGTGGACGCGACGGCCGCCACGGCAGCCCCCAACGGGCCGGAGCTTCGGCTCCGCGCGAAGGAGCTGGAGGACACGGTCGTCCTCTATGTCGAGGACAACGGGCCGGGCATTCCGGAGCACTTGCTGGAGCGCATGTTCGAGCCCTTCTTCACGACCAAGCCCCCAGGGGAGGGGACCGGGCTGGGGCTCGCGCTCTGCCGCGAGTATGTCGAGCGGGTGGGAGGCACCATCACCGCCGAGAATCGGGAGGGCGGTGGCGCCCGGTTCATCATCACGCTGCCGATGGAACGCCAGGCCCGCCAGGGCTCGACGAACGGCCCGGGCGTCGCGGCCTGA
- a CDS encoding serine/threonine protein kinase yields MRERRGLGAFGAVYRAFGVQGGGPVALKLALHFLDERYAREGELLSRIRHPSVPRLVDQGSWRQLGDFPHPYLVMEWVEGVSLYEWARVQCPTSRQVLHALASLAGALAATHAAGCVHRDVKGDNVLVRTEDGQVFLTDFGSGHFVGAATLTSPPFPPGTPPYRSPEAWRSMRLPLPPSATAYAPGPADDVFALGMTAYRLVTGDYPPTPAPMDAESRIWSPEGPGPQPLRAVNVRCCAELSELVSRMLSILPEARGSARELAQALEHAARKAGPQADVPLFDKKETQPEDTEAVLRDVVPRAPERLKQSWLVAACLGGAVALGARWLLSAHPTEEAEPRQVSASDDAKDGGSVAVGDSALTAPVPLVREPFAWSIIAVEPPPRAPLPGQARPDAKGRCPGRGHVPINGGCWEKLNRDEKDCDEDYNYYVYKGECYAPAMPKPRPSTSGPAESTENKAP; encoded by the coding sequence GTGCGGGAGCGCCGAGGCCTGGGAGCTTTCGGCGCCGTCTACCGCGCCTTCGGGGTACAGGGCGGCGGGCCCGTGGCGCTCAAGCTCGCCCTGCACTTCCTGGATGAGCGCTACGCGCGAGAGGGGGAGCTGCTCTCCCGCATCCGCCACCCGAGCGTCCCCCGGCTCGTGGACCAGGGCAGCTGGCGACAGCTGGGCGACTTCCCGCATCCCTATCTCGTCATGGAGTGGGTCGAGGGCGTGTCCCTGTACGAGTGGGCGCGCGTGCAGTGCCCCACGTCCCGGCAGGTGCTCCACGCGCTCGCCAGCCTCGCGGGCGCCCTGGCGGCCACGCATGCCGCTGGATGCGTGCACCGGGACGTGAAGGGCGACAACGTGCTCGTTCGCACCGAGGATGGTCAGGTCTTCCTGACCGACTTCGGCTCCGGGCACTTCGTGGGCGCCGCCACGCTGACGTCGCCACCGTTTCCTCCTGGGACTCCGCCCTACCGCTCGCCGGAGGCGTGGCGCTCCATGCGACTTCCCCTCCCGCCCTCGGCCACGGCCTATGCCCCTGGCCCGGCGGATGATGTCTTCGCGCTGGGGATGACCGCCTACCGGCTGGTGACCGGCGACTACCCTCCCACGCCGGCACCGATGGACGCGGAATCGCGCATCTGGAGCCCGGAGGGCCCGGGCCCACAGCCGCTCCGCGCCGTCAACGTCCGCTGCTGCGCGGAGCTGAGCGAGCTGGTGTCCCGGATGCTCTCCATCCTCCCCGAAGCGCGTGGCAGTGCACGCGAGCTGGCCCAGGCACTGGAGCACGCCGCGAGGAAGGCAGGGCCGCAGGCGGATGTGCCGCTCTTCGACAAGAAGGAGACCCAGCCCGAAGACACAGAGGCCGTCCTTCGAGACGTCGTGCCCCGGGCGCCCGAGCGTCTCAAACAGTCCTGGCTGGTGGCAGCCTGCCTGGGAGGAGCCGTGGCGCTCGGAGCCAGGTGGCTGCTGAGCGCGCATCCCACGGAAGAGGCCGAGCCGCGTCAGGTCTCAGCGTCCGACGATGCGAAGGATGGCGGCAGCGTGGCGGTTGGAGACTCCGCGCTGACAGCCCCGGTGCCGCTCGTTCGGGAGCCCTTCGCGTGGTCAATCATTGCCGTGGAACCACCGCCCAGGGCCCCGCTACCCGGACAGGCCCGGCCAGACGCGAAGGGCCGTTGTCCCGGAAGGGGGCATGTTCCCATCAACGGTGGGTGCTGGGAGAAGCTCAACCGGGACGAGAAGGACTGCGACGAGGACTACAATTACTACGTGTACAAGGGCGAATGTTACGCCCCCGCAATGCCAAAGCCTCGCCCGTCAACGTCTGGGCCCGCGGAGTCCACTGAGAACAAAGCCCCATGA
- a CDS encoding oxygenase MpaB family protein, whose product MNRFALRDSTDRLDAQTQYEDIVRILTTREFPWDIEQALSFALFRTYAVPSIGVLLHETGEFTQRTQKRYDDTVLILDAILEHGMTSPSGRSALRRMNQMHGAYDISNDDMRYVLSTFVVMPVRWLAEFGWRPLTPHEVSAWTHYYRALGRHMGIRDIPETFEAFVGLMDGYEATHFAFDARSRAVADVTLDLLTTFPPSHLAPKELVRLFARTLMEDALLDAFHYARPSALSRAVSRLALKARAKFVRYVLSPRREPLFVRGRPNIRSYPDGYTVEQLGTFPKTCPVNHGAAPTGTQRRE is encoded by the coding sequence ATGAATCGCTTCGCGCTCCGCGACAGCACCGACCGGCTCGATGCGCAGACGCAGTACGAGGACATCGTCCGCATCCTCACCACCCGGGAGTTTCCCTGGGACATCGAGCAGGCGCTCAGCTTCGCGCTGTTCCGCACCTACGCGGTGCCGAGCATCGGCGTGCTCCTGCACGAGACGGGCGAGTTCACCCAGCGCACGCAGAAGCGCTACGACGACACCGTGCTCATCCTCGACGCCATCCTCGAGCACGGCATGACCAGCCCGTCCGGCAGGAGTGCGTTGCGGCGCATGAACCAGATGCACGGCGCCTACGACATCTCCAATGACGACATGCGCTACGTGCTCTCCACCTTCGTGGTGATGCCGGTGCGCTGGCTCGCGGAGTTCGGCTGGCGGCCGCTCACCCCGCACGAGGTGAGCGCGTGGACGCACTACTACCGCGCGCTCGGTCGTCACATGGGCATCCGGGACATCCCGGAGACGTTCGAGGCGTTCGTCGGGCTGATGGACGGCTACGAGGCCACGCACTTCGCCTTCGATGCTCGCAGCAGGGCCGTCGCCGACGTCACGCTGGACCTGCTCACCACCTTCCCGCCGTCCCATCTCGCGCCGAAGGAGCTCGTCCGCCTGTTCGCCCGCACGCTCATGGAGGATGCGCTGCTCGACGCGTTCCACTACGCACGCCCGTCCGCACTCAGCCGGGCGGTATCCCGCCTGGCGCTCAAGGCCCGTGCGAAGTTCGTGCGCTACGTCCTGTCACCCCGCCGCGAGCCCCTCTTCGTACGCGGCCGGCCCAACATCCGCAGCTACCCGGACGGCTACACCGTCGAGCAGCTCGGCACCTTCCCGAAGACCTGCCCCGTGAATCACGGCGCCGCTCCGACAGGCACGCAGCGCCGGGAGTGA
- a CDS encoding zinc-dependent metalloprotease has translation MLKRAAVLAVTCGALLAGCGTDTQAEPSDETREIIANLMEAGFPADDIVAVDGVVYAGRDAEVSLQASRELLQPGAGSEEQYRTTNLIDPSIKKICINPTVTFNSSVKLSQGLDMAIANYNGLGLCFGFARGPTTGCDANIVIQTVTGSAGYAGFPSNGRPFGTINIGIGVTSYSADVIEHIITHEIGHTIGLRHSDFFSRVISCGTSGGGSEGTAGVGAILIPGTPATATVGGSIMNACFRTTETGEFTSSDITALRYLYGRGC, from the coding sequence ATGCTCAAGAGAGCGGCAGTCCTCGCGGTGACCTGTGGAGCGTTGCTGGCTGGCTGCGGTACCGACACGCAGGCCGAGCCCTCGGACGAGACCCGGGAAATCATCGCCAACCTGATGGAGGCGGGCTTCCCGGCCGATGACATCGTGGCCGTCGACGGGGTCGTCTACGCGGGGCGCGACGCCGAAGTGTCCCTCCAGGCCTCCCGGGAGCTGCTCCAGCCCGGAGCGGGGAGTGAGGAGCAGTACCGGACGACCAACCTCATCGACCCCAGCATCAAGAAGATCTGCATCAACCCGACGGTGACGTTCAACAGCTCCGTCAAGCTCAGCCAGGGGCTCGACATGGCCATCGCCAACTACAATGGCCTGGGGCTCTGCTTTGGCTTCGCACGGGGGCCGACCACCGGCTGCGACGCGAACATCGTCATCCAGACGGTGACCGGCAGCGCTGGCTACGCGGGCTTCCCCTCGAATGGCCGTCCCTTTGGAACCATCAACATCGGCATCGGGGTGACCAGCTACAGCGCCGACGTCATCGAGCACATCATCACGCACGAGATTGGCCACACCATCGGGCTGCGTCACTCGGACTTCTTCTCCCGGGTCATCAGCTGTGGCACCAGCGGCGGCGGCAGCGAAGGCACCGCTGGCGTGGGGGCCATCCTCATTCCCGGCACGCCGGCCACCGCCACGGTGGGCGGGTCCATCATGAACGCCTGCTTCCGGACGACGGAGACCGGCGAGTTCACCAGCTCCGATATCACCGCGCTGAGGTACCTCTACGGCCGCGGTTGCTGA